In Marivirga salinae, a single window of DNA contains:
- the corA gene encoding magnesium/cobalt transporter CorA: MDKLTKKIINIPKRLLVEEPLNLYSGIRGMFGESSKIAGLPPGSAIYTGFRKDTPFNIDLFSYSENTLEEKNNISIEEVINLPQDGNFKWINIEGIHHAEKVKEICDAFQIHPLTMEDILSVGQRPQIDDTENYLFVALKMLQFDSKNNKTLNEQVSFVLTKDLLITFQERKGDTFEAVRNRLRAGKGRIRKEGLDYLLYALVDTVVDHYFIVLEKFGDILEEIEERIMFQGQKRDFDLLYTLKRELIHIRRSVWPLREVISKLERDEIKLIRKHTRLYIRDVYDHTIQAIDSVETYRDFISSLGDLYQSVISNKLNQVMKTLTIFSVIFIPLTFIAGVYGINFENVPEFRWEYGYAYFWSLIVGMAVVTLAIFKYKKWM, from the coding sequence ATGGATAAACTAACAAAGAAAATAATAAACATTCCTAAGCGGCTTCTTGTAGAGGAGCCGCTTAATTTATATTCTGGTATCCGTGGAATGTTCGGAGAAAGTTCCAAAATTGCTGGTCTTCCGCCCGGAAGTGCGATTTATACCGGTTTCCGAAAAGACACTCCTTTTAACATTGACCTTTTTTCCTACAGTGAAAATACCCTTGAGGAAAAAAATAATATCTCAATAGAAGAAGTTATTAATTTACCTCAGGATGGAAATTTCAAATGGATAAACATTGAAGGCATCCATCATGCTGAAAAGGTAAAAGAAATTTGTGATGCTTTTCAGATTCATCCGCTTACGATGGAAGATATTTTATCTGTAGGGCAACGTCCACAGATAGATGATACTGAAAACTACCTTTTTGTAGCTTTAAAAATGCTACAATTTGATTCTAAGAATAATAAAACCCTTAATGAGCAGGTTAGTTTCGTGTTGACTAAAGACTTGCTGATTACTTTCCAAGAAAGAAAAGGAGATACTTTTGAAGCCGTTAGAAACAGATTAAGAGCTGGCAAAGGAAGGATAAGAAAAGAGGGGTTGGATTATCTGCTTTATGCCTTGGTGGATACAGTGGTTGACCATTATTTTATTGTGCTTGAAAAATTCGGGGATATTTTGGAAGAAATTGAGGAGCGTATCATGTTCCAAGGTCAGAAAAGAGATTTTGATTTACTCTATACACTTAAGCGGGAATTAATTCATATTCGTAGATCTGTTTGGCCGCTTAGAGAAGTGATCAGCAAATTGGAACGCGATGAAATTAAATTAATAAGGAAGCATACTCGCTTATATATTCGTGATGTTTACGACCATACCATTCAAGCCATTGACTCTGTAGAAACTTATAGGGATTTTATTTCCAGTTTGGGAGATTTATATCAATCAGTCATTAGCAATAAGCTTAATCAGGTGATGAAAACCCTGACAATTTTCTCTGTTATTTTTATACCCTTAACTTTCATTGCGGGAGTTTACGGGATAAATTTTGAGAATGTGCCTGAATTCAGATGGGAGTACGGATATGCCTATTTTTGGTCTTTAATAGTTGGAATGGCTGTTGTAACCTTAGCAATTTTCAAATATAAAAAATGGATGTAG
- a CDS encoding SAM-dependent methyltransferase, with the protein MKKGVLYLIPTVIASNTESKALPSDLVNLCNKLDYYLVENLRTARRCLSAMNISKPIPEITFHELSKNTADTDVAALMQPLFEGKSVGVMSEAGCPGIADPGARAVAYAHENDIQVQPWVGPSSIFLALMASGFSGQSFAFSGYLPIDKKERTQAIRNLEQTVFKTAQTQIFMETPYRNNQLVEDILRMCAPQLKLCIAKNINSEDEMIKTDTIQNWKNNKPELHKVPCIFLFGMN; encoded by the coding sequence ATGAAAAAAGGAGTTCTTTATCTAATCCCTACAGTTATTGCGTCCAACACAGAATCGAAGGCTTTACCTTCTGATTTGGTCAATTTATGTAATAAATTAGATTATTATTTGGTGGAGAATCTTCGTACTGCCAGAAGATGTTTGAGTGCTATGAACATTAGCAAACCCATTCCAGAAATTACTTTTCACGAACTTAGTAAAAACACGGCAGATACTGATGTCGCAGCATTAATGCAGCCTCTTTTTGAAGGTAAATCCGTTGGTGTAATGTCAGAAGCTGGCTGTCCAGGAATTGCAGATCCAGGTGCAAGGGCAGTAGCATATGCACATGAAAATGATATTCAAGTACAACCTTGGGTGGGACCTTCTTCCATATTTTTAGCATTAATGGCTTCAGGATTTAGCGGTCAGTCTTTTGCTTTTTCTGGATACTTACCCATTGATAAGAAGGAAAGAACGCAGGCTATTCGAAATTTAGAACAAACTGTTTTCAAAACTGCACAGACTCAGATTTTTATGGAAACACCTTATCGTAACAATCAGTTAGTAGAAGATATCCTAAGAATGTGTGCTCCTCAATTGAAATTATGCATTGCAAAAAATATCAATTCAGAAGATGAAATGATTAAAACTGATACCATCCAGAATTGGAAAAACAATAAGCCTGAATTGCATAAAGTGCCTTGTATTTTCCTATTTGGTATGAATTGA
- the mazG gene encoding nucleoside triphosphate pyrophosphohydrolase: MKEVQKYPDARREEKLQAFDRLLTIMDQLRNLCPWDKKQTIESIRHLTIEETFELSDAILENDLEEIRKELGDIMLHMVFYARMADEQKAFDMADVLNGISDKLINRHPHIYSDVEANDEQAVKENWEKIKLKEKGNKTVLGGVPNSLPALIKSIRIQEKARGVGFDWDKKEQVWGKVEEEIQEFKTEEEAGNKEKATEEFGDLMFSLINYARFAGINPEEALEKTNKKFIKRFNYLESESKKEGKQISEMSLEEMDVYWEKAKKL; encoded by the coding sequence ATGAAAGAAGTGCAAAAATACCCAGATGCAAGAAGAGAAGAAAAACTGCAGGCCTTTGACAGATTACTCACAATCATGGATCAATTGCGAAATTTATGCCCATGGGATAAGAAGCAAACTATTGAAAGTATTCGTCACTTGACTATTGAAGAAACCTTTGAACTATCAGATGCGATTCTAGAAAATGATTTGGAAGAAATTAGAAAAGAATTGGGTGATATTATGCTCCATATGGTTTTTTATGCTCGTATGGCAGATGAGCAAAAAGCTTTCGATATGGCGGATGTGCTCAATGGAATTTCAGATAAATTGATCAACCGCCATCCTCACATTTATTCCGATGTAGAAGCCAATGATGAACAAGCAGTAAAAGAAAACTGGGAAAAAATAAAGCTAAAGGAAAAAGGCAATAAAACAGTTTTAGGAGGAGTTCCTAATTCATTGCCTGCATTGATTAAATCAATCCGAATTCAAGAGAAAGCAAGAGGTGTAGGTTTTGATTGGGATAAAAAAGAGCAGGTTTGGGGAAAAGTTGAGGAAGAAATTCAAGAATTTAAAACCGAAGAAGAAGCAGGCAATAAGGAAAAAGCCACAGAGGAATTTGGTGATTTAATGTTTAGCTTAATTAATTATGCCCGCTTTGCTGGAATCAACCCCGAAGAAGCCTTAGAAAAAACGAATAAAAAATTCATCAAAAGATTTAATTACTTAGAGTCAGAAAGCAAAAAAGAAGGCAAGCAAATTTCAGAAATGAGCCTAGAAGAAATGGATGTTTACTGGGAAAAGGCTAAAAAACTATAA
- the metK gene encoding methionine adenosyltransferase — protein sequence MPYLFTSESVSEGHPDKVADQISDALLDNFLAFDPQSKVACETLVTTGLTVLSGEVRSNSYVDVQQVARDVINRIGYTKGEYMFDGNSCGVISTIHEQSQDINQGVDRGNPEEQGAGDQGMMFGYATKETENYMPLALDLSHKILMELALLRRENNDIQYLRPDSKSQVTIEYSDDNVPQRIEAIVVSTQHDGFDNDDEKMLTKIKNDIINILIPRVKAQLKPELQKLFNDDIKYHINPTGKFVIGGPHGDAGLTGRKIIVDTYGGKGAHGGGAFSGKDPSKVDRSAAYATRHIAKNLVAAGVADEILVQVSYAIGVVEPMGIYVSTYGSANVDMTDGEIAKKVSEIFDMRPYAIETRLKLRNPMYSESAAYGHMGREPRTEKKTFNASNGDVFSQEVELFTWEKLDYVDKVKEAFNL from the coding sequence ATGCCATATTTATTTACCTCAGAGTCGGTTTCAGAAGGACATCCGGATAAAGTTGCCGATCAGATATCAGATGCATTATTAGATAATTTCTTAGCTTTTGATCCACAATCGAAGGTGGCCTGCGAAACGCTGGTTACTACTGGCTTGACAGTTTTGAGCGGTGAGGTTCGCAGTAATTCTTATGTGGATGTGCAGCAAGTAGCCAGAGATGTAATCAACAGAATCGGTTATACCAAGGGCGAATATATGTTTGATGGGAATTCTTGTGGTGTAATTTCTACCATTCACGAGCAATCTCAAGATATCAATCAAGGTGTTGATAGAGGTAATCCTGAAGAGCAAGGAGCTGGTGATCAAGGAATGATGTTTGGCTATGCTACCAAGGAAACTGAAAACTACATGCCATTAGCATTAGATCTTTCTCATAAGATTTTGATGGAACTAGCTCTCTTGAGAAGAGAAAATAATGATATTCAATATTTAAGACCTGATTCGAAATCTCAGGTAACCATTGAGTATTCGGATGATAATGTTCCGCAAAGAATAGAGGCCATAGTAGTTTCCACTCAACATGATGGCTTTGATAATGATGATGAAAAGATGTTAACTAAAATCAAAAATGACATCATCAATATTTTAATCCCTAGAGTTAAAGCTCAATTAAAACCGGAATTACAAAAACTTTTTAATGATGATATTAAATATCATATTAACCCAACCGGGAAGTTTGTGATTGGTGGTCCTCATGGAGATGCTGGTTTGACTGGTAGAAAAATTATTGTGGATACTTATGGAGGAAAAGGAGCTCACGGTGGTGGTGCTTTTTCTGGAAAAGATCCATCAAAAGTGGATAGATCTGCAGCTTATGCTACTCGACATATTGCCAAAAACTTGGTGGCAGCTGGTGTGGCTGATGAAATATTAGTGCAAGTTTCTTATGCTATTGGTGTTGTAGAGCCTATGGGAATTTATGTAAGTACTTACGGAAGTGCTAATGTAGATATGACGGATGGCGAAATTGCTAAAAAAGTTTCTGAAATATTTGATATGCGTCCGTATGCGATCGAAACCCGATTGAAATTAAGGAATCCAATGTATAGCGAATCTGCTGCTTATGGGCACATGGGAAGAGAGCCAAGAACTGAAAAGAAAACTTTCAATGCGAGTAATGGCGATGTTTTCTCACAAGAAGTAGAGCTTTTCACATGGGAGAAATTGGATTATGTAGATAAAGTAAAAGAAGCTTTTAATTTGTAA
- a CDS encoding ammonium transporter, which produces MDLSLISSIQGLFSPLLAANLESTATAASEINLEILTVNNLWMMLCIALVFIMHLGFACVEAGFTQSKNTVNILFKNTLTPAIGLVSYTIIGFNLMYPEFADGPGWFDFNGFFLDDFAGLDYNQNYTYWTDFLFQAMFAATAATIVSGAVAERIKISAYFIFTIIFVGFVYPAIGSWQWGGGALAAMGFYDFAGSTLVHSVGGWGALAGIIVLGPRIGKYVNGKVIDKEGSSVPLATIGVFLLWFGWFGFNGGSVLSAEPQATSLVIMNTSLAAAAGALGGFVMGYFTFKRLDLGMVLNGTLAGLVGITAGADLMTPGLSLLIGFIAGNLVVLSAIGLDKLKLDDAVGAVSVHLTCGIFGTLAVGIFGAKAGWEQFINQLIGVAVCGAAAFGCAIILFYLLKKTIGLRVSKKHEEQGLDSHEHGIRGYTITYE; this is translated from the coding sequence ATGGATTTATCACTTATCTCATCAATTCAGGGATTATTTTCACCCTTATTGGCAGCTAATCTTGAAAGTACAGCTACAGCAGCCTCAGAAATCAACTTAGAAATTTTAACTGTAAATAATTTATGGATGATGCTCTGCATTGCATTAGTATTCATTATGCATTTAGGCTTTGCCTGTGTAGAGGCTGGATTCACTCAATCAAAAAACACAGTTAATATTCTTTTCAAAAACACACTAACCCCAGCAATAGGACTAGTTTCCTATACAATAATCGGCTTTAACCTAATGTATCCTGAATTTGCAGACGGCCCTGGTTGGTTTGATTTCAATGGATTCTTTTTGGATGATTTTGCAGGATTAGATTATAATCAAAATTATACCTATTGGACAGATTTCTTATTTCAAGCTATGTTTGCTGCAACAGCCGCAACTATAGTTTCTGGTGCAGTAGCAGAGAGAATAAAGATTTCAGCCTATTTCATTTTTACTATCATATTCGTAGGCTTCGTTTACCCTGCAATAGGGAGTTGGCAATGGGGAGGCGGTGCATTAGCTGCCATGGGTTTTTATGACTTTGCAGGATCGACTCTGGTTCATTCCGTTGGTGGATGGGGTGCTTTAGCTGGCATAATTGTTTTAGGCCCAAGAATCGGTAAATATGTAAATGGAAAAGTAATAGACAAAGAAGGATCAAGTGTTCCATTGGCAACCATTGGTGTATTTTTATTATGGTTCGGTTGGTTTGGATTTAATGGCGGCTCAGTCCTTTCAGCAGAGCCACAAGCTACTTCTTTAGTGATTATGAATACTTCACTTGCCGCAGCGGCTGGAGCTTTAGGTGGTTTTGTAATGGGCTATTTCACTTTTAAGAGACTAGATTTAGGAATGGTACTTAATGGAACCCTAGCTGGATTAGTTGGGATTACTGCTGGTGCGGATTTAATGACTCCTGGACTGTCGCTTTTAATAGGATTCATTGCTGGTAATTTAGTGGTACTTTCTGCAATTGGTTTGGATAAGTTGAAATTAGATGATGCCGTTGGTGCTGTTTCCGTCCACTTGACTTGTGGAATATTTGGAACTTTAGCTGTTGGCATATTTGGAGCAAAAGCCGGTTGGGAACAATTCATAAATCAATTAATTGGAGTGGCTGTATGCGGTGCTGCTGCTTTTGGATGTGCCATAATATTGTTTTATTTATTGAAGAAAACTATTGGATTGCGAGTTTCTAAAAAACATGAAGAGCAAGGATTAGACAGTCATGAACACGGTATTAGAGGATATACCATTACTTATGAGTAA